The Salinibaculum sp. SYNS191 genome has a window encoding:
- a CDS encoding triphosphoribosyl-dephospho-CoA synthase: MRTTTENAQLALLLEVSGTPKPGNVDRVREYPDLRFEHFLAGAVGAREGLAMAADGAPVGAAFVRAVEGMSGQSGGNTQFGALLLVTPLVCAAADGALSPESADAVVDATTVEDAADFFRSFEHVEVAVDDPPASMEPLDVRRGAEAVPAVRERGITLGELMADSADRDGIAAEWTDGFPRTFAAAERLQSLDGPVTDRAATVYLDELASTVDTFVVTQHDRETAEEVRQRAAVVRDGDEDVEAFAEELVDREVNPGTTADVVAGALFVALERGMEV, from the coding sequence GTGAGGACGACGACGGAGAACGCACAGCTCGCGCTCCTGCTGGAGGTGTCGGGGACGCCGAAGCCGGGCAACGTCGACCGCGTCCGGGAGTACCCCGACCTGCGCTTCGAGCACTTCCTGGCCGGTGCGGTCGGGGCGCGCGAGGGACTCGCCATGGCCGCCGACGGTGCGCCGGTCGGAGCGGCGTTCGTGCGTGCTGTCGAGGGGATGAGCGGGCAGTCCGGGGGCAATACGCAGTTCGGGGCTCTCCTGCTCGTGACGCCGCTCGTCTGTGCTGCTGCCGACGGCGCGCTGTCGCCGGAGAGCGCCGACGCAGTGGTCGACGCGACGACAGTCGAGGACGCGGCCGACTTCTTCCGGTCGTTCGAGCACGTCGAGGTCGCCGTGGACGACCCGCCGGCGTCGATGGAACCGCTGGACGTTCGACGGGGCGCGGAGGCGGTGCCGGCCGTCCGCGAGCGCGGTATCACGCTCGGGGAACTGATGGCCGACAGCGCCGACCGGGACGGCATCGCGGCCGAGTGGACCGACGGCTTCCCACGGACGTTCGCGGCGGCCGAACGGCTCCAGAGCCTCGACGGGCCGGTGACCGACCGCGCGGCGACAGTCTACCTCGACGAACTCGCGTCGACGGTGGACACCTTCGTCGTCACGCAACACGACCGGGAGACCGCAGAGGAGGTGCGCCAGCGGGCCGCTGTCGTGCGCGACGGGGACGAGGACGTCGAGGCCTTCGCGGAGGAACTCGTCGACCGCGAGGTCAACCCCGGGACGACGGCCGACGTCGTCGCCGGCGCGCTGTTCGTCGCGCTGGAGCGGGGAATGGAGGTCTGA
- a CDS encoding 30S ribosomal protein S17e: protein MAIKPAYVKKTATLLMERYPDAFSTDFEHNKELVEELTNIESKGVRNRIAGYVTRKQARPVEA, encoded by the coding sequence ATGGCCATCAAACCCGCCTACGTCAAGAAGACCGCGACACTGCTGATGGAACGATACCCGGACGCCTTCTCCACGGACTTCGAGCACAACAAGGAGCTCGTCGAGGAGCTGACCAACATCGAGTCCAAGGGCGTCCGCAACCGCATCGCCGGGTACGTCACCCGCAAGCAGGCCCGTCCGGTCGAAGCCTAG
- a CDS encoding YgaP family membrane protein codes for MSGLDILPHARKNVGGYDRLARILLGVALVVVGTAAFPSDVTLAALAFVGAAGLFFNAATQFCGINAVLGVDTCSRDADGECQN; via the coding sequence ATGTCCGGACTCGACATCCTCCCCCACGCGCGCAAGAACGTCGGCGGGTACGACCGGCTGGCGCGCATCCTCCTCGGCGTCGCGCTGGTCGTCGTCGGTACAGCCGCCTTCCCCTCGGACGTTACGCTGGCTGCGCTGGCCTTCGTCGGAGCCGCTGGACTCTTTTTCAACGCCGCCACGCAGTTCTGTGGGATAAACGCGGTGCTCGGCGTCGATACGTGTTCGCGCGACGCGGACGGCGAGTGCCAGAACTAG
- a CDS encoding DUF447 domain-containing protein, with the protein MTVSDWPVPVEGVVESIVTTEGPNGLWNVAALGLQGGDGEDDVTARTWGRTRTWRNFRERGGGYVQFSRDPVDFVEAALAVREEESPVLDSADAWVEVAVERLDSGTAGGTEWVDWRLEPLDSTVVRETVPVTSRGHCAVVEATVAASRLDVDAYDTETLRERLAYFADVVKRCGGPRERAAFQRVRDLSDWEE; encoded by the coding sequence CTGACCGTGAGCGACTGGCCGGTCCCAGTCGAGGGCGTGGTGGAATCCATCGTGACCACGGAGGGGCCCAACGGGCTGTGGAACGTCGCTGCGCTCGGCCTCCAGGGGGGCGACGGCGAGGACGACGTGACTGCCCGAACGTGGGGCCGCACGCGGACCTGGCGGAACTTCCGCGAGCGCGGCGGGGGCTACGTCCAGTTCTCGCGGGACCCCGTGGACTTCGTCGAGGCCGCACTCGCCGTCCGCGAGGAGGAATCTCCAGTCCTCGACAGCGCCGACGCGTGGGTCGAGGTGGCGGTCGAACGGCTGGACAGCGGGACAGCGGGCGGAACAGAGTGGGTCGACTGGCGGCTGGAGCCGCTGGACTCGACGGTCGTTCGCGAGACGGTGCCGGTGACGAGCCGCGGGCACTGCGCCGTCGTCGAGGCCACCGTCGCCGCCTCGCGGCTGGACGTCGACGCGTACGACACGGAGACGCTGCGCGAGCGACTCGCGTACTTCGCCGACGTCGTAAAGCGGTGTGGCGGACCTCGCGAGCGCGCGGCCTTCCAGCGGGTGCGGGACCTGTCGGACTGGGAGGAGTGA
- a CDS encoding NAD(P)/FAD-dependent oxidoreductase, whose protein sequence is MERVDVAIVGGGPAGTSAAWKAAEAGADALVVEKGVPRADRDRLGPDSTDAAGMLDYWVDLMDFDPGDIPDDIVLHTLDGADFIGPTEQLGIEATGIECSYPDFGFAFHRARFDDWLREEAEAAGATYTVGDSVTGVETDLRGDQHRDQVHTVSLSNGEEIAAEYLVLADGPQRTVTLDVLDQFTPEGRSMSDHLGPRTANHIAYQEHREVPEELLEPGRLKFWWGIMPGHTAYPWVFPNDGNVARIGLTMPIGLDVDDFDRSEWALLRDDDTDIPRGGEYIERLIEREYPGYSLDDFPLVEDRGKRGGTETYPISSTRPVESPTAAGIAVVGGAMGGTSAFHEGGDHVAVRTGKLAGELAATGRLEQYNDAWQDALGDEFLRNVTMADIVADYGPADWDRGFRAADTMLNRGHFSLLRVLKSGITGVKLAWQYRQRKRGYANGAYAQFRENEYVI, encoded by the coding sequence ATGGAACGCGTCGACGTCGCTATCGTCGGGGGTGGACCCGCCGGCACGTCGGCCGCCTGGAAAGCGGCCGAGGCCGGAGCCGACGCCCTCGTCGTCGAGAAGGGAGTGCCGCGAGCGGACCGCGACCGACTGGGCCCGGACTCGACCGACGCCGCGGGTATGCTCGACTACTGGGTCGACCTCATGGACTTCGACCCCGGCGACATCCCCGACGACATCGTCCTCCACACGCTCGACGGAGCCGACTTCATCGGCCCGACAGAGCAACTCGGTATCGAGGCCACCGGCATCGAGTGCTCCTACCCCGACTTCGGCTTCGCCTTCCACCGTGCGCGCTTCGACGACTGGCTCCGCGAGGAGGCCGAAGCCGCCGGTGCGACCTACACCGTCGGCGATTCGGTGACCGGCGTCGAGACCGACCTGCGAGGCGACCAGCACCGGGACCAGGTCCACACCGTCTCGCTCTCGAACGGCGAGGAGATAGCCGCGGAGTACCTGGTCCTCGCCGACGGCCCCCAGCGGACCGTCACGCTGGACGTGCTTGACCAGTTCACCCCCGAGGGCCGCTCCATGAGTGACCACCTCGGCCCGCGGACGGCCAACCACATCGCCTACCAGGAACATCGGGAGGTCCCCGAGGAACTGCTCGAACCCGGGCGCCTGAAGTTCTGGTGGGGTATCATGCCGGGCCACACCGCCTACCCGTGGGTGTTCCCGAACGACGGCAACGTCGCTCGCATCGGGCTGACGATGCCCATCGGCCTGGACGTCGACGACTTCGACCGCTCCGAGTGGGCACTGCTTCGGGACGACGACACCGACATCCCCAGGGGCGGCGAGTACATCGAGCGCCTCATCGAGCGCGAGTACCCCGGGTACAGCCTCGACGACTTCCCGCTCGTCGAGGACCGCGGCAAGCGCGGCGGCACCGAGACCTACCCCATCTCCTCGACGCGCCCGGTCGAGTCACCGACGGCGGCCGGTATCGCCGTCGTCGGCGGCGCGATGGGCGGCACCTCCGCCTTCCACGAGGGTGGCGACCACGTCGCCGTTCGCACCGGGAAACTGGCTGGCGAACTCGCCGCGACGGGCCGCCTGGAGCAGTACAACGACGCCTGGCAGGACGCGCTCGGCGACGAGTTCCTCCGCAACGTCACGATGGCCGACATCGTCGCGGACTACGGCCCCGCGGACTGGGACCGCGGTTTCAGAGCCGCCGACACGATGCTCAACCGTGGTCACTTCTCGCTGTTGCGCGTGCTCAAGTCGGGGATAACCGGTGTGAAACTCGCCTGGCAGTACAGACAGCGCAAACGGGGCTACGCGAACGGTGCTTACGCCCAGTTCCGGGAGAACGAGTACGTCATCTAG
- a CDS encoding response regulator, whose protein sequence is MMGDELTLLVVDDDRDCRELFAFWLRDDHAVRTATDGERALDELDESVDVVLLDREMPGPSGREVARRIADGDHDPYVAMVTSRAPDFDIVETPIDEYVRKPVERGELAEVVARFRRQETYKTALDELFALTARLATLETAKSDGQLAASEEYARLRNRVAEKRAEVDRAIEEAGSDWAVAFRTCEVAATQGTRLQLHP, encoded by the coding sequence ATGATGGGGGACGAACTGACGCTTCTGGTGGTCGACGACGACCGTGACTGCCGGGAACTGTTCGCATTCTGGCTGCGCGACGACCACGCGGTCAGGACCGCGACCGACGGGGAGCGTGCACTCGACGAACTCGACGAGAGCGTCGACGTCGTGTTGCTCGACCGCGAGATGCCGGGACCCTCCGGCCGGGAGGTCGCCCGACGCATCGCCGACGGCGACCACGACCCCTACGTGGCGATGGTGACGTCGAGAGCGCCGGACTTCGACATCGTCGAGACGCCCATCGACGAGTACGTCCGGAAGCCGGTCGAGCGAGGTGAACTCGCGGAGGTCGTCGCACGGTTCCGGCGCCAGGAGACGTACAAGACGGCCCTGGACGAGTTGTTCGCGCTGACAGCGAGGCTCGCGACGCTGGAGACGGCCAAGAGCGACGGTCAACTCGCCGCGAGCGAAGAGTACGCGCGCCTGCGAAACCGCGTCGCGGAGAAGCGGGCAGAGGTCGACCGGGCCATCGAGGAGGCGGGGTCCGACTGGGCCGTCGCCTTCAGGACCTGCGAGGTGGCGGCGACTCAGGGGACTCGCCTCCAGCTCCATCCCTGA
- the asd gene encoding aspartate-semialdehyde dehydrogenase, whose translation MTVRAGILGATGAVGQRLIQLLDPHPDFEIAALTASGDSAGKQYRDAAKWRINMQIPDDVAEMTVGETSPDAVPDDLDIIFSSLPSSVGAAVEPEFCEEGYVVSSNSSNARTDPDVPLTVPEVNADHIDLIEVQRDERGWDGALVKNPNCSTITMVPPLAALDEAFGLERVTVSTLQAVSGAGYSGVTSMEIIDNAIPHIGGEEEKMETESRKLLGTFDGAEVSWHDARVDASCNRIPTLDGHLENVWTDLAESATAAEAEAAMEEYPSLDLPSSPDQLIHVFDDPSRPQPRLDRDRENGMAIATGGLQETEGGLQFNCLAHNTMRGAAGASILNGELLLENGYL comes from the coding sequence ATGACAGTACGCGCAGGCATCCTCGGCGCGACCGGAGCCGTCGGACAGCGGCTCATCCAGTTGCTCGACCCGCATCCCGACTTCGAAATCGCCGCACTCACCGCGAGCGGCGACAGCGCCGGCAAGCAGTACCGCGACGCCGCCAAGTGGCGCATCAACATGCAGATTCCCGACGACGTCGCCGAGATGACCGTCGGCGAGACGTCGCCGGACGCGGTGCCCGACGACCTCGACATCATCTTCTCGTCGCTACCCTCGTCCGTCGGCGCGGCCGTCGAACCCGAATTCTGCGAGGAAGGCTACGTCGTCTCCTCGAACTCCTCGAACGCCCGGACCGACCCCGACGTGCCGCTGACCGTCCCGGAGGTCAACGCCGACCACATCGACCTCATCGAGGTCCAGCGCGACGAACGCGGCTGGGACGGCGCACTCGTGAAGAACCCCAACTGCTCGACCATCACGATGGTTCCGCCGCTGGCCGCCCTGGACGAGGCCTTCGGGCTGGAGCGGGTCACCGTCTCGACGCTCCAGGCCGTCTCGGGCGCGGGCTACTCCGGCGTCACGTCGATGGAGATAATCGACAACGCCATCCCCCACATCGGCGGCGAGGAGGAGAAGATGGAGACCGAGTCCCGCAAGCTCCTGGGTACCTTCGACGGCGCGGAGGTCAGCTGGCACGACGCCCGCGTCGACGCCTCCTGCAACCGGATTCCGACGCTGGACGGCCACCTGGAGAACGTCTGGACGGACCTGGCCGAGAGCGCGACCGCCGCCGAGGCCGAGGCCGCGATGGAGGAGTACCCGTCGCTGGACCTGCCGTCCTCGCCGGACCAGCTCATCCACGTCTTCGACGACCCGTCCCGACCACAGCCACGCCTGGACCGCGACAGGGAGAACGGGATGGCCATCGCGACGGGCGGCCTCCAGGAGACCGAGGGCGGCCTGCAGTTCAACTGCCTCGCGCACAACACGATGCGCGGCGCGGCCGGCGCGTCGATTCTCAACGGCGAACTCCTGCTCGAAAACGGCTACCTGTAG